In Juglans regia cultivar Chandler chromosome 13, Walnut 2.0, whole genome shotgun sequence, the following proteins share a genomic window:
- the LOC108980896 gene encoding uncharacterized protein LOC108980896, producing the protein MTQSHSHSITLITSFFIYLFILILLINIPSLISAQTCQRTCGKQILKFPFGSDPGCGDPRFQQYVTCNQQNLVLTTHTGSYPVTAIDYAKQVIYISDPSMSTCSCTQPSKGFGLDWDAPFTFHDDTIFALLDCSISSSPIYTLDGLYADGNNSKVPLCDNEGTPICSVLYSCRPIITINLPISTCCIYTPVDLGPAFEMDLKKLQCTSYSGFYSFNGQESKPENWKYGIALKYKFNVNNEYPGLCSRCESSYGVCGFTGSYNSFICNCPNGVNMSTDCFFTASYNNGLKLLPWKNWALLKYFLAWPVVWFWF; encoded by the exons ATGACGCAGAGCCATTCTCATTCCATAACTCTAATTACCTCCTTTTTCATTTATCTCTTCATCTTGATCTTACTGATCAATATACCCTCCTTAATCTCAGCACAGACCTGCCAAAGAACCTGTGGCAAACAAATCCTCAAATTCCCATTTGGGAGTGATCCCGGTTGCGGCGATCCACGCTTCCAGCAATATGTTACTTGCAACCAACAAAATCTCGTCTTAACAACTCATACTGGTTCCTACCCTGTCACCGCCATAGACTACGCCAAACAAGTCATCTACATCTCGGATCCTTCCATGTCCACCTGTTCCTGCACTCAACCAAGCAAAGGTTTCGGCCTAGACTGGGATGCGCCCTTCACTTTTCACGATGACACCATCTTTGCTTTATTAGACTGCTCAATCTCTTCCTCCCCGATATATACGTTGGATGGCCTATATGCTGACGGAAACAACTCCAAAGTCCCTCTCTGCGATAACGAGGGTACACCCATTTGCAGTGTTTTGTACTCTTGCAGGCCTATTATTACCATTAATCTCCCAATCTCTACTTGCTGCATTTACACTCCGGTGGATCTTGGACCGGCATTTGAAATGGATTTGAAGAAGTTGCAGTGCACTTCATATTCTGGGTTTTACAGCTTTAATGGCCAGGAATCTAAACCCGAAAACTGGAAGTACGGGATTGCCCTCAAATATAAGTTCAATGTGAATAATGAGTATCCAGGCTTGTGTTCTCGATGCGAGAGCAGCTATGGAGTTTGCGGCTTCACGGGATCGTACAACTCCTTTATCTGTAACTGTCCTAATGGAGTCAACATGTCAACGGATTGTTTCTTCACGGCGTCGTACAATAATGGTTTGAAGCTTCTTCCATGGAAGAACT GGGCTTTgctgaaatattttttggcatgGCCAGTGGTTTGGTTCTGGTTTTAG